The Gemmatimonadaceae bacterium genome contains the following window.
TCTGGCGCTGGCGTTCTCACTGGGCGGCATCGTCGCGGCGGTGCGCTTCCGCACCTCGCTCGACGACTCCAAGGATGCGGCGGGCATCTTCGTCGTGATCGGCCTTGGCATGGCGGCGGCCGTCGCGCCGTCGGTGTCCTGGGTGATTTCCCTCGGCTTCAACCTCTTGATGGTGTTCCTCTGGTACACCGACTTCGGCCGCCCCGTCGCGCTCGAGGGCCGCACCGCGGAGCGCCGCCTAGAGAAGGCGCTGGCCACGGCCAATCGCACGGGGATGTTTCTCTCCCGCATCGATGACCAGGTCCTCAAAGCGATGTCGCCGGAGCAACTGGAAGCGTTGGCCGACCGTGCCTGGCGTCGCCGCAAGCGCAACGACCCCGACCTCGCGGATGAGGAGGAGTCGGATGCCCCGCGGCCGCGCTTCGAGCGGATGCTGCGCATAAAGACGGCGGACGTGGATCAGGCGCGCGCGCTCTGCGAACCGCGCTTCGAGGGCCTGTTCTCCTCGTGGAAGTTCCTCGGCACCGTCAAGGAGAACGAGATCCGCGTGCTGGAGTACGGCGTGAACTTCGCCAAGACCGTGACGGCCGGCGTCGTCAGCGACGACCTCGGCGCCATTCCGGAGTCGCCGCTGCGCGGCGTGGAGTTGCGATGATGCGTCTCAACATTCTGCGGGTCCTCTGCAGCGTCGCCGCACTGGCCACGGTGGCCTCGAACGCGCCGGCACAGGCCCTGTTCCGCAATGATGCCCCGATCGAAGTCACGCTGACGACGAACCTCCGCGAACTGATCGCGGAGCGCGACTCGACGTTGCTGGAGTGGTACGGCGCCGAGATGAAGTGGAAGGACGCCGACGGCAGCGAAGGCACGATGGCGGTGGAACTCCGGGCCCGTGGGCATTTCCGCCGCCAAAGCCGGAACTGCAGCTTCCCCCCATTGTTCGTGCGCGCCGAGCGCGAGGCGCGCGATGGCAGCATCCTGCAGGGCAATCCGCGGGTGAAGCTGGTGACGCCCTGTCGCACGAACTCGCGCGAGTACCAGAACTACATCTTTACCGAGTACCTGGCGTACCGGACCTACGCGCTGATCGACTCGGTGAACCATCGCACGCGCCTGGCCAAGGTGACCTACGTCGATTCCACCGGCCGCATGAAGCCGGTGGAGGTCACGGCTTTCTTCCTCGAGACGGCAGAGGAAGTGGCGGACGAGCACAAGCTTGAGTTCACGGAGCAGACGGGCGTGACCTGGGAGTACATCCCGGCGCCGGTGATCGACCGCATCTCCCTGTTCCAGTACTGGGTCGCGAACACCGACTGGTCGGTGGCTGGCCTGCACAACATGGTGATGTTTCGGTCAGAGCCGATGGTCTACCGTCCGGTGGCGTACGACTTCGACTGGACTGGGCTTGTCGGCACGCGGTACGCCCGGCCCAACACGCAGTTGGGGCTGACCTCGACCCGCCAGCGCCTGCACCGGGGGCCCTGCCGCACGGCGGAGCAATGGGCGCCGACGGTGGCGTTCTTCAAGTCGCAGCGCGCGGCGATCGACGCGCTGTGGACGACGCCGATCCCCGACTATGACGAGCGGGAGATGTCGCGGGCCAAGCGGTATCTCGACGAGCTGTGGCCGATGCTGGATGATCCGCGGGCGTTCAAGCGGGAGATCATCGATAAGTGTCAGCGTGAAGGCAACTGACTATATGCCACAGAGGCACAGAGACGCAGAGACCTGCGGATCCGGGAGCCATCGCGGGTGCGGGACAACTGCGAAAGACGATGCGGAGCCTGCAACCGCGTTCTTTGGGGGTCCGCGCCGCAGCGATCTGCGCGAGAGACCACCTTTAAGGCATTTCTCGTTGAGGCTGCCGTTCCCGCACCGCCGTTCGGGGTTGCCCGCATTCGCCAGTATTCCCCGCATCCGCACTTCTCTGCGTCTCTGTGCCTCTGTGGCAATCCCCCCGCATCCCGCACCCCGAACCCGTCAGCCCTGGGACAGCGCCTCGAGCACCGCGCGACCGTAGCGCTCAAGGCGCGCCGGGCCGACGCCGTGTACGTCGGCAAGCTGGGCAAGTGAGGTAGGCTGCGCGCGGGCGATCTCCCGCAGTGCGCGGTCGGGGAAGATCACATACGCCGGCACCGACTCGTCCTTCGCGAGCCGCGAGCGTAGGGCCTTGAGCGCGTCGAGGCGCGCGATTTCATCACGTGAGAGCGGCGTGCTGGCTGCGCCGGCCTGGCTCGCTCCGCCACGGACTCCGCTGCTGCCACGGCTGCCGCCAGCGCCGCGTCCGCCCGCATCCCGATCCCCCTGAGCGGCCGCACGCGTCCGCTTCCCTCGCACCGATGGCGTGGACGCGACCCGTTGCTCGTGGCGGATGCCCAGGCAGACATCGCAGTTGTCGCAGCGCGGGCGCGCCGCCGGGTCGCCGAAGTAGCGCAGGACGAACTCGCGGCGGCAGGTCTTGGCGTAGGCGTAGCGCTGCACCATCTCAAGCTTGCGTAGTTCGCCGACGCGCCGGCGCTCAAGGCCAGTCCAGTCGACTGGCCACTGCGCGAGCGGACGCGCCAGGTCCGTCATCGTGATGCCTTCGCCGAGTCGTGACCACAGGACCATCTGGCGATCCTGGAGCGCGTCGAGCAGCCCCATCGCCGCCTGTGCGCCACCAATGCCTGGGGGCAGCGCATCCAGATCAGCAACGATCCCAGACTCGAAGGCTCCACGCGCGCGTTTCCACAGCGAACGCAGCAACGCCAGCTCAAGCCCGTGCTCGCCCTCCGACAGCTCCGCCTTGATGCGCTCGGGCGTCGCCAGCAGTCGCACCTGCGCCTGCGTGC
Protein-coding sequences here:
- a CDS encoding DUF4956 domain-containing protein is translated as MPALSRSVVWTNVVLRTLLYYLLIGALAWSVREYAPPSWGALGNESLRDIVGGAPPLVEGAPASTPTALAAAIAMLTAFASALPVTWIYTLTRRKKGFNQSVVQTYLILPVVAAGIVVLVKHSLALAFSLGGIVAAVRFRTSLDDSKDAAGIFVVIGLGMAAAVAPSVSWVISLGFNLLMVFLWYTDFGRPVALEGRTAERRLEKALATANRTGMFLSRIDDQVLKAMSPEQLEALADRAWRRRKRNDPDLADEEESDAPRPRFERMLRIKTADVDQARALCEPRFEGLFSSWKFLGTVKENEIRVLEYGVNFAKTVTAGVVSDDLGAIPESPLRGVELR